From a single Ignavibacteriota bacterium genomic region:
- a CDS encoding response regulator transcription factor — protein sequence MKKLRILLIEDNRILRDGIKAMINKQADLRVVAATGGNHDTLLQVRTSKPHVVLIDLGLRNENGVHVVTILTKELPQVKVIGMGLIPSQQDIVEFVEAGAAGFILKDATVADVLDTIRSVARGAKVLPPLLTGSLFTHVVNHALTRGKRSLASAVRMTKREREVIVLIAEGLSNKEIASRLNLSTYTVKSHIHNILEKMALHSRLEIAAHTYENKDQS from the coding sequence ATGAAGAAGCTGAGGATCCTGCTCATCGAGGACAACCGCATCCTGCGCGATGGCATCAAAGCCATGATCAACAAGCAGGCGGACCTCAGGGTCGTCGCAGCAACCGGGGGGAATCATGATACTCTCCTGCAGGTGCGGACGTCCAAGCCCCATGTCGTACTCATCGATCTCGGATTGCGCAACGAGAACGGCGTACATGTGGTCACCATTCTGACGAAGGAACTGCCGCAGGTCAAGGTGATCGGGATGGGACTCATCCCCTCGCAGCAGGATATCGTGGAGTTCGTCGAAGCCGGCGCTGCAGGGTTCATCCTCAAGGATGCGACCGTGGCAGATGTCCTGGACACCATCCGTTCCGTCGCGCGCGGCGCAAAGGTCCTCCCACCTCTCCTGACAGGCTCCTTGTTCACTCATGTGGTGAATCATGCTCTCACAAGAGGCAAGAGATCACTTGCGAGCGCGGTGCGCATGACGAAACGCGAGCGTGAAGTGATCGTCCTCATTGCGGAAGGGCTGAGCAACAAGGAGATCGCGAGCAGATTGAACCTGTCGACGTATACGGTGAAGAGCCACATACACAATATCCTCGAAAAGATGGCGCTGCATAGCCGGCTGGAGATCGCCGCACATACATACGAGAACAAGGACCAGTCGTAG
- a CDS encoding LysE family transporter, which produces MDATVLFKGLIIGFAMAVPIGPLGALCIRKTLAEGRARGMVIGLGAATADALYGGIAAFGLTFVQDVIDSHAFWVRLIGALLLLLLGLRTLRAKRADPLKFFDSRGRWSIYVSSFLIALTNPLTIFAFLAVFATFGLAHDRGSAEAILVVLGIFTGSALWFVTLGAVATMFQSRVTSGGLRWVNRVAGALIIVSGIVLFAGAI; this is translated from the coding sequence ATGGATGCAACGGTACTCTTCAAAGGTCTGATCATCGGATTCGCAATGGCGGTGCCTATCGGGCCGCTCGGCGCACTGTGCATCCGCAAGACCCTCGCTGAAGGGCGTGCCCGGGGCATGGTCATTGGTCTCGGCGCCGCCACTGCCGACGCGTTGTATGGCGGCATAGCGGCCTTTGGATTGACGTTTGTGCAGGATGTGATCGATAGCCACGCGTTCTGGGTTCGTTTGATCGGTGCTCTGTTGCTTCTGCTTCTTGGCCTCAGGACACTGCGGGCGAAACGGGCGGATCCACTGAAGTTCTTCGACTCGCGGGGAAGATGGAGCATCTACGTGTCATCGTTCCTGATCGCACTGACCAACCCTCTTACCATCTTCGCCTTTCTCGCTGTCTTTGCGACATTCGGACTCGCTCACGACCGGGGGAGCGCTGAAGCAATCCTTGTGGTGCTTGGCATCTTCACGGGTTCAGCACTCTGGTTTGTGACCCTGGGTGCCGTAGCGACGATGTTCCAAAGCAGGGTCACCTCGGGCGGTCTGCGTTGGGTCAATCGGGTCGCGGGTGCATTGATCATTGTGTCGGGTATTGTTCTTTTTGCGGGTGCGATCTGA
- a CDS encoding DnaJ domain-containing protein produces the protein MKYKDYYAVLGVARTATPAEIKKAYRALAKEHHPDRSNGGKGGEDRFKEINEANEVLSDPVKRQKYDQFGVDWKRFEEGGSQPGGFDWSKYAAGGTGQQRTADTGAFDHGFVDGDVGDLFELLFGQHTGERRKRRSSARKGGDLETETVLSLEEAYHGSTRLISLDGQTIRVTISPGIADQQVLRLGGKGGPGTSGGPRGDLYLSVRIAHHPTFRREGDDLHAVLAVPLYDAVLGGKTQMHTLKGSIAVTLARGTVNGKVLRLRGLGMPHYGKKSRFGDLLATTEVTLPTQLTELELGLFGQLAALRK, from the coding sequence ATGAAGTACAAGGATTACTATGCGGTTCTCGGCGTGGCACGGACCGCAACTCCGGCGGAGATCAAAAAGGCCTATCGCGCACTTGCCAAGGAGCATCACCCCGACAGAAGCAACGGGGGCAAAGGTGGTGAGGACCGGTTCAAAGAGATCAATGAGGCCAATGAGGTCCTCAGTGATCCCGTGAAGCGGCAGAAGTACGATCAATTCGGGGTGGATTGGAAGCGTTTTGAGGAGGGCGGATCACAGCCCGGAGGATTTGACTGGTCGAAGTATGCCGCCGGAGGCACCGGTCAACAGCGTACGGCAGACACCGGTGCCTTCGATCACGGCTTCGTGGATGGAGATGTTGGTGATCTGTTCGAGTTACTGTTTGGGCAGCACACCGGGGAGCGCCGGAAACGGCGGAGCAGCGCGCGCAAAGGCGGGGATCTTGAGACAGAGACGGTCCTCTCCCTGGAGGAAGCGTACCATGGATCAACCCGTCTCATTTCACTGGACGGTCAGACGATCAGGGTGACGATCAGTCCCGGTATCGCTGACCAGCAGGTGTTGAGGCTGGGGGGAAAAGGTGGACCCGGGACGAGTGGGGGCCCGCGAGGCGATCTCTATCTTTCGGTCAGGATCGCGCACCATCCGACATTTCGTCGGGAGGGCGATGACCTGCATGCTGTTCTGGCTGTTCCCCTCTACGATGCCGTGCTCGGAGGAAAGACACAGATGCACACGCTGAAAGGGAGCATCGCCGTCACCCTGGCCAGGGGGACGGTCAATGGCAAGGTGTTGCGGCTTCGTGGGCTCGGCATGCCTCATTACGGCAAGAAGAGCCGCTTCGGCGACCTGCTTGCGACCACTGAGGTGACGTTGCCCACACAGTTGACGGAGTTGGAGCTTGGGCTCTTCGGTCAACTGGCCGCTCTGCGGAAGTAG
- a CDS encoding prohibitin family protein translates to MFFLLSIVISVIAFIVWVNASRKVRQNDLSFRPVARISILGAAVFGILAVLQCFTQIPAGHVGVVDFFGVVSDQTLRAGISPVNPLANVIKYSIQTQEHKEAMQVLSREGLTIGLEVSALYRLNPDSAARVYKTVAGGDYQTIILIPQFRSICRAVTASFQASALYSTERERLGLSIQEELARTVAPRGVTIENTPIRNVALPTQLTEAIEQKQRADQESQRMEFILTKEKQEADRKRIEAKGIADFQTIVAAGISEQLLRWKGIEATEKIAQSPNTKVIIVGAGRDGLPIILDTK, encoded by the coding sequence ATGTTCTTTCTCCTCTCTATCGTTATATCAGTGATCGCCTTCATCGTCTGGGTGAACGCGTCACGGAAAGTTCGTCAGAATGACCTGAGCTTCCGGCCCGTTGCGCGGATCAGCATCCTCGGCGCGGCGGTATTCGGGATCCTCGCGGTCCTCCAGTGTTTCACCCAGATCCCCGCCGGCCACGTCGGCGTCGTGGATTTCTTCGGCGTCGTTTCAGACCAGACCCTGCGTGCAGGCATCAGTCCGGTGAATCCGCTGGCGAATGTGATAAAATACTCGATCCAGACGCAGGAGCACAAGGAGGCCATGCAGGTGCTCTCTCGCGAAGGTCTGACGATCGGACTCGAGGTGAGTGCCTTGTACAGACTGAATCCGGATTCTGCAGCCCGGGTGTACAAGACCGTCGCCGGCGGCGACTACCAGACCATAATTCTGATACCGCAATTCCGGTCCATCTGCCGGGCCGTGACAGCGAGCTTTCAGGCCAGTGCACTCTATTCGACGGAGCGTGAACGACTGGGTCTCTCGATCCAGGAGGAGCTGGCCCGGACGGTCGCCCCCCGCGGGGTCACGATCGAGAATACACCGATCCGGAATGTTGCACTTCCGACCCAGCTGACGGAAGCTATCGAGCAGAAACAGCGGGCCGACCAGGAGAGTCAGAGGATGGAGTTCATCCTGACGAAGGAGAAGCAGGAAGCGGACCGGAAGCGCATCGAGGCGAAGGGGATCGCGGATTTCCAGACGATCGTTGCCGCGGGGATCAGCGAACAGCTCCTGCGCTGGAAGGGGATCGAGGCAACGGAGAAGATCGCGCAGTCACCGAACACCAAAGTGATCATTGTCGGTGCAGGCAGGGATGGATTGCCGATCATACTGGATACAAAGTAG
- a CDS encoding DUF4398 and OmpA-like domain-containing protein, which translates to MKIIGTMVVIFTLLGLAGCAATAPPSELVFARAAYQRVSTGQAQQLVPAEVHKARQALVLAEESFKDEPKSFMTRDLAYIAGRKAHLADALAVTAAGNAATAAAKTSLEATQAEIAKTAQSNLAASEQENKEKSDQLAIEQTARREAEVRAAVAQADLVKLAGAKEDARGLVLTLSGSVLFASNRAELLPAARERLNQVSTALLATKDRRLTVEGFTDSQGSAEHNMDLSQRRADAVRSYIISRGYAGNLVIASGMGETRPVADNASSEGRANNRRVEIIVDRPVVQR; encoded by the coding sequence ATGAAAATCATCGGAACGATGGTCGTCATATTCACGCTGCTGGGCCTTGCTGGATGTGCGGCAACAGCACCGCCGTCAGAGCTCGTTTTTGCCCGCGCGGCATATCAGCGTGTCAGCACTGGTCAGGCCCAGCAATTGGTGCCGGCAGAAGTGCACAAGGCCCGGCAGGCCCTGGTCCTTGCCGAAGAATCATTCAAAGATGAACCGAAATCCTTCATGACCCGGGATCTCGCCTACATCGCGGGCCGGAAGGCCCATCTTGCGGATGCGTTGGCCGTTACCGCAGCCGGTAATGCTGCCACCGCTGCTGCAAAGACCTCTCTGGAGGCAACACAGGCGGAGATCGCCAAGACCGCGCAATCGAATCTTGCGGCCTCGGAACAGGAGAACAAGGAAAAGTCGGATCAGCTGGCCATTGAGCAGACCGCACGTCGTGAGGCAGAAGTGCGGGCAGCAGTAGCGCAGGCCGATCTTGTCAAGCTTGCCGGGGCAAAGGAAGATGCGCGTGGCCTTGTGCTGACCCTTTCGGGCAGCGTGCTGTTCGCATCGAACCGGGCGGAACTTCTGCCGGCAGCGCGGGAGCGGTTGAATCAGGTGTCCACGGCCCTCCTGGCGACGAAGGACAGAAGGCTTACGGTGGAAGGGTTCACGGATTCGCAGGGATCCGCCGAACATAATATGGACCTCTCGCAGAGGCGTGCAGATGCGGTACGGTCCTATATCATCTCCCGCGGATACGCCGGCAATCTGGTGATCGCTTCGGGTATGGGCGAAACGCGGCCCGTCGCGGACAACGCCAGCAGCGAAGGGCGTGCGAACAACCGCCGGGTCGAGATCATCGTTGACCGACCCGTCGTGCAGAGGTAG
- a CDS encoding CsbD family protein: MDKLTIKGNWNEMAGKLKQQFAGLTDDDVLFLDGKEEELLGRLQKKLGKTKEEVRGLIAKL; this comes from the coding sequence ATGGACAAACTCACCATCAAAGGCAATTGGAACGAGATGGCCGGGAAACTCAAGCAGCAGTTCGCCGGACTGACGGATGATGATGTACTGTTTCTGGATGGCAAGGAAGAAGAGCTCCTGGGGAGGCTGCAGAAGAAGCTCGGGAAGACGAAGGAAGAAGTGCGCGGGTTGATCGCAAAGCTGTGA
- a CDS encoding CsbD family protein, whose translation MNWDRIEGEWKQRRGKAVHQWGKMMNDELAAIAGKYEELVGKLQEKYGIANDRSKTQLDDFKKLVIQLKKSNAKLMVLQSRLNLIQSSPSRARTAAATGAKRRRPAAKRTSAR comes from the coding sequence ATGAACTGGGATCGGATCGAGGGAGAATGGAAGCAACGGAGGGGAAAGGCCGTTCATCAATGGGGGAAAATGATGAATGACGAGCTCGCGGCCATTGCGGGAAAATACGAAGAACTCGTTGGAAAACTTCAGGAGAAGTACGGCATCGCCAACGACAGATCGAAGACGCAGCTGGATGACTTCAAGAAACTCGTGATCCAGCTGAAGAAGTCCAATGCCAAGCTTATGGTCCTGCAGTCCCGCCTCAACCTGATCCAGTCGTCACCATCCCGGGCCCGGACTGCCGCCGCCACAGGCGCAAAACGCCGCCGGCCGGCGGCAAAACGCACGTCAGCCCGGTGA
- a CDS encoding OmpA family protein produces MRFHHKGTLATVLCFATIIVGCSASNAVKGGAIGVGGGAVVGGLIGKAAGNTALGAIIGAAVGGTAGAIIGNNMDKRAEELRRDLANATVERVGEGIKITFDSGILFVTNSSELQPAARANIDNLARILNKYPDTNILIEGATDNEGTTQYNQALSERRAQAVADYHKGQGVPGSRISTVGTGELHPVASNDNAAGRQLNRRVEVAIFANEKMKDAAENGTLQ; encoded by the coding sequence ATGAGATTCCATCACAAAGGAACACTCGCCACGGTGCTCTGCTTCGCCACGATCATCGTGGGTTGTTCAGCGAGCAATGCGGTGAAGGGCGGAGCGATCGGCGTGGGCGGTGGGGCGGTGGTCGGCGGCCTGATCGGCAAAGCGGCAGGGAACACGGCGCTTGGTGCGATCATCGGCGCGGCTGTGGGTGGCACCGCGGGAGCGATCATCGGGAACAACATGGACAAGCGGGCAGAAGAACTGAGGCGGGACCTCGCCAATGCGACCGTTGAACGCGTCGGGGAAGGGATCAAGATCACATTCGACTCCGGCATCCTGTTCGTCACGAATTCGTCGGAACTTCAACCCGCGGCCAGAGCGAACATCGACAATCTCGCAAGGATCCTGAACAAGTACCCCGATACCAATATCCTGATCGAAGGTGCGACGGATAACGAAGGCACGACCCAGTACAATCAAGCGCTTTCGGAACGTCGTGCACAGGCGGTTGCCGACTATCACAAAGGCCAGGGCGTCCCGGGCTCGAGGATCTCCACTGTCGGGACAGGCGAACTGCATCCTGTGGCGTCGAATGACAATGCCGCAGGCCGCCAGCTCAACAGGCGTGTCGAAGTCGCCATCTTTGCGAATGAGAAAATGAAGGATGCCGCGGAGAACGGCACACTCCAGTAG
- a CDS encoding phosphoketolase family protein, whose protein sequence is MHIHEQAPVIRTEPLDQELLGRIDAYWRAANYLSVGQIYLLDNPLLKVPLTLAHIKPRLLGHWGTTPGLNFIYVHLNRIIKERDLNVINITGPGHGAPGLVANAYLEGTYSEVYPGVPQTEEGMKRLFKQFSFPGGIPSHAAPETPGSIHEGGELGYSLSHAYGAVFDTPGLIAVCVVGDGEAETGPLATSWHSNKFLNPVLDGAVLPILHLNGYKIAGPTVLARLPHEELDALFRGYGYTPYVVEGSDPETMHQRMASTLNDVIAEIQEIQRDARAQGFRKRPLWPMIILRSPKGWTGPATVDGLKTEGTFRSHQVPMGNMSHPGHVHVLEQWMKSYRPGELFDAAGALRADLAALAPAGNQRMSANPHANGGLLLQELDLPDFREYALPTTLPGADDGEATSVQGRYLRDVVRRNPMNFRVFSPDETSSNRWGAIFEVTNRCSTGEIIPGDDHVAPDGRVMEMLSEHQCQGWLEGYLLTGRHGFFSCYEAFVHIVDSMFNQHAKWLKVAREIPWRRPIASLNYLLSSHVWRQDHNGFSHQDPGFIDLVMNKKAGIVRVYLPPDANTLLSVTDHCLRSHDYVNVIVAGKQPAPQWLAMDAAVEHCRTGIGIWRWASNDGDDEPDVVMACAGDVPTLEVLAAVSLLREHLPAVKIRVINVVDLMKLQPRSEHPHGLSDVEFDALFTANKPIIFAYHGYPLLIHRLTYRRTNHRNLHVRGYKEEGTTTTPFDMTVLNDLDRFHLAMDVIDRLPATGEAGVRVRKGLSNKLLEHRRYIMLHGEDMPEIMGWRWTPPPSRGSA, encoded by the coding sequence ATGCACATCCACGAACAGGCTCCCGTGATCCGCACAGAACCGCTTGATCAGGAGCTGCTCGGGAGGATCGACGCCTATTGGCGCGCCGCCAACTACCTTTCGGTCGGACAGATCTATCTTCTCGATAATCCGTTGCTGAAGGTGCCGCTGACGCTCGCCCACATCAAGCCCCGGCTGTTGGGGCACTGGGGGACGACACCGGGGTTGAACTTCATCTATGTGCATCTGAACCGGATCATCAAGGAGAGGGATCTCAACGTCATCAATATCACCGGCCCCGGCCATGGTGCGCCGGGGCTGGTCGCGAATGCGTACCTCGAGGGGACCTACAGCGAGGTGTACCCGGGAGTACCTCAAACGGAAGAGGGGATGAAGCGCCTCTTCAAGCAGTTCTCCTTCCCGGGCGGTATCCCGAGCCATGCAGCCCCCGAAACACCCGGCTCCATCCACGAGGGTGGTGAACTCGGCTATTCCCTGTCGCATGCCTACGGCGCGGTATTCGACACTCCCGGCCTCATCGCGGTGTGTGTCGTTGGCGATGGCGAGGCCGAGACCGGCCCGCTTGCCACCAGCTGGCATTCGAATAAGTTCCTCAATCCGGTGCTCGACGGCGCGGTCCTCCCCATTCTGCATTTAAACGGCTATAAGATCGCAGGCCCGACGGTCCTGGCCCGCCTTCCCCATGAAGAACTGGATGCACTCTTCCGCGGCTACGGATACACACCGTATGTTGTAGAAGGTTCTGATCCTGAGACCATGCACCAGCGCATGGCGTCCACCCTGAATGACGTTATCGCCGAGATCCAAGAGATCCAGCGCGATGCCCGTGCGCAGGGCTTCAGGAAACGTCCGCTCTGGCCGATGATCATTCTGCGTTCTCCGAAAGGCTGGACGGGACCTGCCACGGTGGACGGCCTGAAGACCGAAGGCACGTTCCGCTCACATCAGGTGCCGATGGGCAATATGTCCCATCCCGGGCATGTTCATGTCCTGGAACAATGGATGAAGAGTTATCGCCCCGGCGAGTTGTTCGACGCCGCAGGCGCACTGCGTGCTGATCTTGCGGCTCTCGCGCCAGCGGGCAACCAGCGTATGAGCGCAAATCCTCACGCGAACGGAGGCCTGCTCCTCCAGGAGCTGGATCTTCCGGACTTCCGGGAGTACGCCCTCCCCACCACACTGCCTGGTGCGGACGACGGCGAAGCAACCAGCGTGCAGGGGCGCTATCTCCGCGATGTTGTCCGTCGCAACCCGATGAACTTCCGTGTCTTCAGTCCGGATGAAACCTCTTCGAATCGCTGGGGGGCGATCTTTGAGGTCACGAACCGTTGCTCGACCGGGGAGATCATCCCCGGCGATGACCATGTGGCACCCGATGGACGGGTGATGGAGATGCTGAGTGAGCACCAATGCCAGGGGTGGCTCGAGGGCTATCTTCTGACCGGCCGGCACGGCTTCTTCTCATGCTACGAGGCCTTTGTCCATATCGTCGATTCCATGTTCAACCAGCACGCAAAGTGGCTGAAGGTGGCACGAGAGATCCCCTGGCGCCGCCCGATAGCTTCGCTCAACTATCTGCTGTCGTCCCATGTCTGGCGTCAGGATCACAATGGGTTCAGTCATCAGGATCCGGGATTCATCGATCTCGTCATGAACAAGAAGGCCGGGATCGTACGTGTCTACCTGCCGCCGGATGCGAACACGCTTCTCTCTGTCACCGACCACTGCCTCAGGAGCCATGATTACGTGAATGTGATCGTGGCAGGAAAGCAACCGGCCCCACAATGGCTGGCGATGGATGCCGCGGTTGAGCACTGCCGGACGGGGATCGGCATCTGGCGGTGGGCGAGCAATGACGGAGACGATGAGCCGGACGTGGTCATGGCCTGCGCGGGGGATGTTCCCACGCTTGAGGTTCTCGCTGCGGTCTCATTGCTCCGCGAACATCTGCCCGCGGTGAAGATCCGGGTGATCAATGTGGTTGACCTCATGAAGCTGCAGCCCCGGAGCGAACACCCGCATGGACTGAGTGATGTGGAGTTTGACGCGCTCTTCACCGCCAACAAGCCGATCATATTCGCCTATCATGGCTACCCGCTGTTGATCCATCGCCTGACCTATCGGCGGACGAACCACCGGAACCTTCATGTGCGGGGGTACAAGGAGGAAGGTACCACAACGACGCCGTTCGACATGACCGTGCTCAATGACCTGGACCGTTTCCATCTGGCCATGGATGTCATCGACCGTCTTCCGGCGACCGGTGAGGCGGGCGTGCGTGTCAGGAAGGGACTCAGCAACAAATTGTTGGAACACCGGCGATATATCATGCTGCACGGAGAAGACATGCCTGAGATCATGGGTTGGCGGTGGACGCCGCCACCCTCACGAGGGTCCGCGTGA
- a CDS encoding sigma-70 family RNA polymerase sigma factor gives MDKKRVFESRTLGHMGHLRRYGVHLTGNTADADDLVQETYLKAFRHWETCDPETNVRAWLFRILKNSFINMYRKDARKGISLEYVEGVGPHGIGHPGATCSPIQDPVFSHLLDDDVVGALSALPDNCRTVLIMCDIEGMPYDEIAEFLDCPLGTVRSRLHRARKSLRVALARRASGRGYGAANGVAMAAARCAVGE, from the coding sequence ATGGACAAAAAAAGGGTCTTTGAATCCCGCACTCTGGGACATATGGGCCACTTGCGCCGGTACGGCGTGCATCTGACGGGGAATACGGCAGATGCTGATGATCTTGTGCAAGAAACATACTTGAAGGCATTCAGGCACTGGGAAACGTGCGACCCGGAGACGAATGTCCGCGCCTGGCTCTTTCGCATCCTGAAGAACTCTTTCATCAACATGTACCGGAAGGACGCCAGGAAGGGCATTTCCCTTGAATACGTGGAGGGGGTAGGCCCTCATGGGATCGGGCACCCGGGTGCGACCTGTTCGCCGATCCAGGATCCCGTCTTCTCTCACCTGTTGGATGATGATGTGGTCGGGGCTCTCTCGGCACTTCCGGACAATTGCAGGACCGTTCTGATCATGTGCGATATTGAGGGAATGCCGTATGACGAGATCGCTGAGTTTCTGGATTGCCCTCTTGGCACCGTCCGATCCCGTCTCCACCGTGCCCGAAAGTCGCTCCGTGTGGCACTTGCCCGCCGTGCATCGGGACGCGGCTACGGAGCGGCGAATGGGGTCGCGATGGCCGCTGCACGGTGCGCCGTAGGGGAGTAG
- a CDS encoding lmo0937 family membrane protein, translating into MFYTLAVVLVVLWLLGMVTSYTMGGFVHLLLVLAIIAILVRVISGKRLV; encoded by the coding sequence ATGTTCTATACACTTGCAGTCGTTCTCGTCGTCCTGTGGCTTCTCGGGATGGTCACCTCCTATACCATGGGAGGATTCGTTCATTTGTTGCTGGTCCTGGCGATCATTGCGATCCTGGTTCGGGTCATCAGCGGCAAGAGACTCGTGTAG
- a CDS encoding AI-2E family transporter, whose translation MAGVLMSHVGSRPIFLAAALVVILWGINQAQYVLVLLLVSVFLAILGTVPLRWMERHRVPSVLAVGVVMVVMLAFLVVLGGVVGASLTNFYDALPAYRIRMHDLVLSLKHVSKAHGVVITDETLLRSLNPAGVMDLTASLLSSLGSALSNVLLILFTVLFILLEASSFPIKLRSILEQPHAVFPGVTRFVGQIKRYMVIKTLINLVAGVLTTLWLLILGVDFPVLWGFLAFLFHYVPNVGSIVAAVPAMLLALVQFGPGSAALTAGGYIAIGAILGNVIEPRIMGRRLGLSTLVVFLSLVFWGTLLGVVGALLCVPLTMTLKLACESRQDTQWIAVLLGSEVVPHESPGQRG comes from the coding sequence ATGGCAGGTGTCCTGATGTCGCATGTGGGCTCGCGTCCCATTTTCCTTGCTGCTGCTCTGGTGGTGATCCTCTGGGGGATCAATCAGGCGCAGTATGTCCTGGTGCTCCTGCTCGTCTCTGTGTTCCTGGCCATCCTGGGCACGGTACCATTGCGCTGGATGGAACGCCACCGGGTTCCCTCCGTGCTGGCCGTTGGGGTCGTGATGGTCGTTATGCTGGCATTCCTCGTGGTGCTGGGAGGTGTTGTCGGCGCATCTCTGACGAATTTCTACGATGCCTTGCCCGCGTACCGGATCAGGATGCACGACCTGGTCCTGTCACTCAAACACGTGTCGAAGGCGCATGGTGTTGTGATCACCGATGAGACCCTCCTGCGGTCTCTCAACCCTGCCGGAGTGATGGACCTGACCGCCTCTCTCCTGTCATCGCTGGGTTCAGCCCTGTCCAACGTTCTGCTCATCCTCTTCACGGTCCTGTTCATCCTGCTTGAAGCATCGAGTTTCCCGATCAAACTGCGGTCGATCCTGGAGCAGCCGCATGCCGTGTTTCCGGGGGTGACCCGGTTCGTCGGCCAGATCAAACGCTACATGGTCATCAAGACCCTGATCAATCTCGTGGCCGGCGTGTTAACGACACTCTGGCTTCTGATCCTGGGGGTGGATTTCCCGGTGCTCTGGGGGTTCCTGGCGTTCCTGTTCCACTATGTGCCCAACGTCGGTTCGATCGTTGCAGCTGTTCCCGCGATGCTGCTCGCGCTCGTGCAATTCGGACCGGGGTCGGCAGCATTGACGGCGGGCGGATACATTGCCATCGGGGCGATCCTTGGCAACGTGATCGAACCCCGGATCATGGGGCGCCGGCTCGGGTTGTCCACGCTTGTCGTCTTCCTTTCCCTGGTATTCTGGGGCACGTTGCTCGGGGTCGTTGGCGCGCTGCTCTGTGTACCATTGACCATGACGCTGAAACTCGCATGTGAGTCCAGGCAGGATACACAGTGGATCGCTGTGCTGCTCGGGTCGGAAGTGGTGCCCCACGAATCCCCCGGGCAGCGGGGGTAA
- a CDS encoding DUF4398 domain-containing protein codes for MRNLHLAVWGSTIVLGIAMVGCGSSPTLNKEAPTSAIRAAEEAGASAVPTASLYLQLAKEQLVKAQELAAAGEQAQAESMLLRAEADAEVAVALSRGDADKKEAAQAIERVQQLRKANQLPPERK; via the coding sequence ATGCGAAATCTACATTTGGCTGTCTGGGGAAGCACCATAGTACTCGGCATCGCGATGGTCGGGTGTGGGAGCAGTCCGACGCTGAATAAGGAAGCTCCGACATCGGCGATACGTGCCGCGGAGGAAGCAGGGGCATCCGCCGTACCCACGGCGTCCCTGTATCTGCAGCTTGCAAAGGAACAGCTCGTGAAGGCGCAGGAACTGGCGGCCGCGGGGGAACAGGCTCAGGCCGAGTCGATGCTCCTGCGTGCGGAAGCCGATGCCGAAGTGGCCGTTGCACTGTCACGGGGGGATGCTGACAAGAAGGAAGCTGCACAAGCGATCGAGCGGGTCCAGCAACTCCGCAAAGCCAATCAATTACCTCCGGAAAGAAAATAG